Sequence from the Lusitaniella coriacea LEGE 07157 genome:
CGATAAGGGTGTTAGTTTGAGACGAAGCGCGATTTGTCATGAATAATTATGGATAACACTACAATCCTCGTTCGACTAACAGAGTCTTAACCCAAGCTTTCTTTTCTCTAGATAGAGGAGGAATGCTCGGTTGACTGTAGTCGATGCGAAATGGGTAGCCCCCGCGGTCATAAATCCCATCGAGAATCGGCTTGAGATCGACAATTGGAGTGCTGTCTCCAGTCGTTAAGGGCAACTCAAACTTAGGAATTTCATCCTGCACGGTGAAGGCATAAAGTTGGGCGTGGGGTCTGAGGTCGCTGCGACTGGTGAGAATCCGATAGTCTTTGAGTTGGGTTGCGCCTTGTATGGGCATGGGTTTCCCGCCTCGCAGCAGGTCAATCTCAACCAAGTGAGTCGAACTGGTCAAAATTCGCTGGCGTTTTCGGAGATACGCTTCTCTCCCTTCTCCGGCTCGCTTGTTCTTGGGCGAGAGTAACTCGATGGCGGTAACGACTTTTCCTGTTGACGTGTCGCGAATTTCTAAATACCGTTCTTGTACTTCTTCTGCTAAGGGAAGGGTGACGGTTTGGGGTTCGTCGGGTTTGGATAGAGTAGCGGTTGGGGCATTGCTCTTCTCTAATTCCTGAGAAGGTTGTATCCCTTGAGAGATAACCGAAACGTCCGGGATGCCAATGAGGAGATGCTCTTCGGGTGCGGTGAGATAGATGCGCTTTTCAATCGCCACGTAATAGTGAGGCAGTAAGGCAGAGGCAATCTCGTCGGCAAGGGCAACAATCAGGCGGCTATGCACTTCAGGCCATAACTCTGGATTTTCTAAATAGGGATTCATGCCGGGAAACAGAGAAGGCATTGGTTTCCAAAGAGTGCAAACGGTTGGACGGCGATGTTCTCCTTTCATCATAGCGGTTGGGGAATAGGGCGATCTGATTCCAACTATTGATTCTCCCGAATTGCTTCCCATTCCGCTTCTGAGAGGGGTTGAGTGGTAAATTCAGCAGCAAAACAATGGCGAGCAGCTTGGGTTAAGGTTTCAACAATTAAAGGGATTGCGTCTTTGTGCGAGAAAGGGAATTGAACGGCTTGGATGGGTTCGCCAAATACGCGCTCAAACAGCTCTAAATTGGGCGATAAACGCATCGAACCGTGCTGTAAAAGGGCAGTGCCTTGGCGAAGTTGCGCGCTGCCAATCAAT
This genomic interval carries:
- a CDS encoding DUF4058 family protein codes for the protein MPSLFPGMNPYLENPELWPEVHSRLIVALADEIASALLPHYYVAIEKRIYLTAPEEHLLIGIPDVSVISQGIQPSQELEKSNAPTATLSKPDEPQTVTLPLAEEVQERYLEIRDTSTGKVVTAIELLSPKNKRAGEGREAYLRKRQRILTSSTHLVEIDLLRGGKPMPIQGATQLKDYRILTSRSDLRPHAQLYAFTVQDEIPKFELPLTTGDSTPIVDLKPILDGIYDRGGYPFRIDYSQPSIPPLSREKKAWVKTLLVERGL